Proteins from a single region of Psychrobacter cryohalolentis K5:
- a CDS encoding YbjQ family protein, with protein sequence MTVQLSNLEHLPNYQITERLDVVYGSTVRSKHVGKDLFAGLKNIVGGELTAYTELLEESRQEAIDRMIVKAEALGADAVVGLRFSTSSIAQGASELFVYGTAVKAVRMPQQPVYQSTNQPPNQSSNHHSQYEEPVASVAQPSTVKSPDDLPRFNPFGE encoded by the coding sequence ATGACTGTCCAACTCTCCAATCTTGAGCACTTGCCCAACTATCAGATTACTGAGCGCTTGGATGTGGTATACGGCAGTACCGTGCGCTCAAAGCATGTTGGTAAAGATTTATTTGCGGGTCTAAAAAACATCGTAGGCGGTGAACTCACCGCCTATACGGAGCTGTTAGAAGAATCGCGTCAAGAGGCGATTGATCGTATGATCGTCAAAGCTGAGGCGTTGGGCGCTGATGCAGTGGTTGGACTGCGTTTCTCGACCTCTAGTATTGCACAAGGTGCCTCTGAGCTATTTGTTTATGGTACAGCGGTCAAAGCCGTACGGATGCCACAACAGCCTGTCTATCAATCAACGAATCAACCGCCGAATCAGTCATCAAATCATCATTCTCAATATGAAGAGCCTGTGGCGTCAGTTGCTCAGCCTTCAACAGTAAAGTCACCTGATGATTTACCACGCTTTAATCCTTTTGGTGAATAA
- a CDS encoding formate/nitrite transporter family protein, translating into MSQDTEHTYNNSSHSKADKIDDKRLIDESAYHPSSNNNKDISDADTPDDTNAKEKLEYEDFSEDISKEDQETIKKVANDDNLSQAKSYASILVEQVMDARETFERSLGSLFTSAFTAGLEIGISFFMILAAFALLSGVLPSHYAVVLASLLYPIGFIIVVIGQSLLFTEQTSLLSLPVLNKIEPLNKLLRLWAIVIAGNVVGGCLFAALMIGLGLNMQLFSVSDIDIYAEHILGFRWWVIFGSAILAGWMMGVTAWLVTSARDTLSRIVLVTLITGSIGFLGLHHSIVGNIEVFSALLYGNTVSLGRYLLFLAVVLVGNTVGGVVFVAILKNRTFLFELAKVKEETAKDKLEAQNNIRGPY; encoded by the coding sequence GTGTCCCAAGATACTGAGCACACTTATAACAATAGCAGCCACTCTAAAGCTGACAAGATAGATGATAAGCGCTTGATTGATGAGAGCGCTTATCATCCATCTAGTAATAATAATAAAGATATTAGCGATGCGGATACGCCAGACGACACTAATGCAAAAGAAAAATTGGAATACGAAGACTTCTCTGAGGATATTAGCAAAGAAGACCAAGAAACCATCAAAAAAGTCGCTAATGATGACAATTTAAGTCAAGCAAAAAGCTATGCCAGTATCTTAGTTGAGCAAGTGATGGATGCCAGAGAAACTTTTGAGCGCTCACTTGGCTCACTATTTACCAGTGCTTTTACCGCTGGCCTTGAGATTGGCATCAGCTTTTTTATGATTTTAGCGGCTTTTGCGCTTTTGAGTGGCGTGCTACCGAGCCATTATGCTGTTGTACTCGCCTCCCTACTTTACCCGATTGGTTTTATCATCGTCGTCATCGGTCAGTCACTATTATTTACCGAACAAACCTCACTCTTAAGCCTACCTGTGCTCAATAAAATCGAACCGCTCAATAAGCTGCTACGCCTGTGGGCAATCGTCATCGCTGGCAACGTCGTTGGTGGCTGTTTATTTGCTGCATTAATGATAGGTTTAGGTTTAAATATGCAGCTATTTAGCGTCAGCGACATTGATATTTACGCCGAGCATATCTTAGGGTTTAGATGGTGGGTGATATTTGGCAGTGCCATCTTGGCAGGCTGGATGATGGGCGTCACCGCGTGGCTTGTGACCTCAGCGCGCGATACCCTTAGCCGCATCGTCTTGGTGACGCTTATTACTGGCAGTATCGGCTTTTTGGGTTTGCATCATAGTATCGTGGGTAATATCGAAGTATTCTCAGCCTTGCTCTATGGCAATACCGTCAGCTTAGGGCGTTATTTGCTGTTTTTAGCCGTGGTGTTGGTCGGCAATACCGTCGGCGGCGTGGTATTTGTCGCGATACTTAAAAACCGTACCTTCCTATTCGAATTAGCCAAAGTAAAGGAAGAAACAGCTAAGGATAAACTAGAGGCACAAAACAATATCCGTGGACCTTACTAG
- the bioB gene encoding biotin synthase BioB codes for MSALLNITEPNNNTNSNDNDFLASLTTDAPQAIASKYSREQIAQLFDLPLMDLLLQAQTIHRQNFNANEVQISTLLSIKTGNCPEDCGYCSQSGHHRDKTKLVAEKRIEVDKVIAAAKRAKATGSSRFCMGAAWKHPSAKDMPYVVELVKEVKALGLETCMTLGMLDTDQAAQLADAGLDYYNHNLDTSRSYYEQVVSTRSYDERLDTITNVRNSGINVCSGNIVGMGESRDDRIDWVHELLKMPKAPESIPVNLLVPIQGTPIGDKVLAEGQLSVLEWIRTIAVTRICCPSSYVRLSAGRESLSDAEQALAFMAGANSFFYGDKLLTTGNASQSGDDRLMRELGLTKQFAAPRAPKQVPVIDAMSGHQSQVVLAS; via the coding sequence ATGTCAGCACTGCTTAATATCACAGAGCCAAATAACAACACTAATAGCAATGACAACGATTTTTTAGCATCATTAACAACCGATGCCCCACAAGCCATTGCCAGCAAATACAGTCGCGAGCAAATTGCCCAATTGTTCGATTTGCCATTGATGGATTTATTATTACAAGCGCAAACCATACATCGTCAGAACTTCAATGCCAATGAAGTACAAATCAGCACCTTGTTGTCTATCAAGACTGGCAACTGCCCTGAAGATTGCGGCTACTGCTCACAATCCGGTCATCACCGCGATAAAACCAAGCTGGTCGCTGAGAAGCGCATAGAGGTGGACAAGGTGATTGCCGCTGCCAAGCGCGCAAAAGCTACTGGTTCATCACGATTTTGTATGGGCGCAGCATGGAAGCACCCTAGTGCCAAAGACATGCCTTATGTGGTCGAGCTGGTCAAAGAAGTCAAAGCCTTAGGGCTTGAGACCTGTATGACTCTAGGTATGCTAGATACTGATCAGGCCGCACAACTGGCAGACGCAGGACTAGATTACTACAATCATAATTTGGATACGTCTAGAAGCTACTATGAGCAAGTAGTTAGTACGCGCAGCTACGATGAGCGTCTAGATACCATCACCAACGTACGCAACTCAGGTATCAACGTCTGTAGCGGCAATATCGTCGGTATGGGTGAGAGCCGTGATGACCGCATTGACTGGGTGCACGAGCTACTAAAAATGCCTAAAGCACCAGAGTCTATTCCAGTCAACTTATTGGTACCGATTCAGGGCACGCCAATCGGTGATAAGGTCTTGGCAGAAGGTCAATTGTCAGTGCTTGAGTGGATTCGTACCATTGCTGTGACACGTATTTGCTGTCCAAGTAGCTATGTACGTTTATCTGCTGGTCGCGAAAGCTTATCTGACGCTGAGCAAGCATTAGCATTTATGGCAGGTGCCAACTCATTCTTTTATGGTGACAAACTGCTGACCACGGGTAACGCCAGTCAATCAGGCGATGATAGACTCATGCGTGAGCTTGGCTTAACCAAGCAATTTGCCGCTCCTCGCGCACCAAAGCAAGTGCCTGTCATAGACGCCATGAGCGGTCATCAATCACAAGTTGTTTTGGCTAGCTGA
- a CDS encoding valine--tRNA ligase encodes MSTPDIQSSKTNLTQFIQAALSQLENAYNPAEVEAGMYQGWEESGYFQPTFDKDESFSIALPPPNVTGSLHMGHGFNNAIMDALTRYHRMDGDNTLWQPGTDHAGIATQMVVERRLEAQGIKRRDMTREDFIDKVWEWKEESGGNITSQIRRLGSSVDWSRERFTMDDGLSNAVKEVFVRLFDDGLIYRGKRLVNWDPKFQTALSDLEVENVDEKGSLWHFRYHFTDKELQTQEGKNYLVVATTRPETLLGDTAVAVNPKDERYAHLIGKTITLPITGRIVPIVADDYVDIEFGTGCVKITPAHDFNDYELGRRHNLPLINILDERANILPAMEVYPDLQTREPTLETTPSEYAGLERFAARKFLVEQAGEQGWLEDIEDYALKAPRAERGGTIVEPWLTDQWYVAVKELAKPAIDAVEDGSIEFVPAQYKNMYMSWMTDLQDWCISRQLWWGHRIPAWYDDATGEIYVARDEAEVRSKYSLSDDIVLRQDNDVLDTWFSSGLWTFSTLDWADVNADPRVMDTFHPTSVLVTGFDIIFFWVARMIMMTMHFVKNEDGTPQVPFKTVYVHGLVRDGNGQKMSKSKGNVLDPIDLIDGIDLEALVEKRTSNMMNPKDAAKIEKQTRKEFPEGIPAFGTDALRFTFTSLASTGRDINFDLKRVEGYRNFCNKIWNASRFVLMNCVDSEGNAKPIDQAANPDVWELPEKWIMSRLNSTVADIHQHFAQYRLDMVSQDIYEFIWNEYCDWYVELAKASLNDDSVSEERKAQIRYVLLHVLETALRFSHPIMPYLTEQIWQTVAPLLGRKNTDSIVVADYPKTDDAQISEQVEADMAWLQELIASVRNIRGEMKLGNAVRLPVLLQNISADEDARLSRIKNQFKALAKVESLEIVKEGDEVPLSSSSMVGQLRVLVPMKGLIDPTAELARLGKSYDKLKGQAEGIARKLGNEGFVSKAPAEVVDAEKAKLAELEGQLTAMTAQMEQLKAL; translated from the coding sequence ATGAGCACTCCTGATATTCAAAGCAGCAAAACTAACCTGACCCAATTTATCCAAGCGGCACTTAGCCAACTTGAAAACGCCTATAATCCTGCGGAAGTCGAAGCGGGCATGTATCAAGGTTGGGAAGAAAGCGGCTATTTCCAGCCGACTTTTGACAAAGACGAGTCATTTTCTATTGCCTTGCCGCCACCGAACGTCACTGGCTCGCTGCATATGGGTCATGGTTTTAACAATGCAATCATGGATGCGCTCACACGTTACCACCGCATGGATGGCGACAACACGCTTTGGCAGCCAGGTACGGATCATGCAGGTATCGCGACCCAAATGGTCGTTGAGCGTCGTTTGGAGGCGCAAGGTATCAAGCGCCGTGATATGACGCGTGAAGATTTCATCGATAAAGTATGGGAATGGAAAGAAGAGTCGGGCGGTAATATCACCAGCCAAATTCGCCGTTTGGGCAGCTCGGTTGATTGGTCACGTGAGCGCTTTACCATGGATGACGGTTTGTCTAATGCGGTAAAAGAAGTGTTCGTACGCCTGTTCGACGATGGACTTATCTATCGTGGTAAGCGTCTGGTCAACTGGGATCCTAAGTTCCAAACGGCGCTATCGGATTTGGAAGTAGAAAACGTCGATGAAAAAGGCAGCTTATGGCATTTCCGCTATCATTTCACTGATAAAGAGTTGCAAACCCAAGAGGGCAAAAACTATCTGGTCGTCGCCACCACGCGCCCTGAAACCTTACTGGGTGACACCGCCGTTGCCGTCAATCCAAAGGACGAGCGTTACGCGCATTTGATTGGCAAAACCATTACCTTGCCAATCACTGGTCGCATTGTGCCTATCGTTGCCGATGATTATGTTGATATCGAATTTGGTACCGGTTGCGTAAAAATCACCCCAGCCCATGACTTTAATGACTATGAACTTGGTCGTCGTCATAACTTGCCATTGATTAATATCCTTGATGAGCGCGCTAACATTTTGCCAGCGATGGAAGTTTATCCTGATCTACAAACACGTGAGCCAACATTAGAAACCACGCCAAGTGAATACGCTGGACTTGAGCGTTTTGCGGCGCGTAAATTCCTTGTTGAGCAAGCAGGCGAGCAGGGCTGGCTAGAAGATATCGAAGACTATGCACTCAAAGCCCCACGTGCTGAGCGTGGCGGTACGATCGTTGAGCCGTGGTTGACCGATCAGTGGTATGTCGCGGTTAAAGAGTTGGCCAAGCCTGCGATTGACGCAGTAGAAGACGGCAGCATCGAGTTCGTCCCTGCGCAGTACAAAAACATGTATATGTCGTGGATGACCGATCTGCAAGATTGGTGCATCAGCCGTCAGTTGTGGTGGGGTCATCGTATCCCTGCATGGTATGACGATGCGACGGGTGAAATCTATGTCGCCCGTGACGAAGCGGAAGTGCGTAGCAAGTACAGTCTAAGCGATGATATCGTATTGCGCCAAGATAATGACGTGCTCGATACGTGGTTCAGTTCTGGTCTATGGACGTTCAGTACGCTTGACTGGGCAGACGTCAACGCTGATCCACGCGTGATGGACACCTTCCACCCGACCAGCGTGTTGGTGACGGGTTTTGACATTATCTTCTTTTGGGTTGCCCGCATGATCATGATGACCATGCACTTCGTGAAAAACGAAGACGGCACGCCGCAAGTACCGTTTAAGACTGTCTATGTGCATGGTCTGGTACGTGATGGCAATGGTCAAAAAATGTCAAAATCTAAAGGTAACGTCTTAGATCCGATTGACCTCATCGATGGTATTGATCTGGAAGCGCTGGTAGAAAAACGTACCAGCAACATGATGAATCCAAAAGACGCGGCCAAGATTGAGAAGCAAACGCGTAAAGAGTTCCCTGAAGGCATCCCAGCCTTTGGTACCGATGCACTGCGCTTCACCTTTACCTCATTGGCCAGTACGGGTCGCGATATTAACTTTGATCTAAAGCGTGTCGAGGGCTATCGCAACTTCTGTAATAAAATCTGGAACGCCAGCCGTTTTGTACTCATGAACTGTGTTGATAGCGAAGGCAATGCCAAGCCTATCGACCAAGCGGCGAATCCTGATGTATGGGAATTACCAGAAAAATGGATCATGAGTCGTCTGAACTCTACCGTTGCCGATATCCATCAGCATTTCGCTCAGTATCGTCTCGATATGGTCAGCCAAGATATCTATGAGTTTATCTGGAACGAGTACTGTGATTGGTACGTTGAGCTTGCCAAAGCCAGTCTAAATGATGACTCGGTATCAGAGGAACGTAAAGCGCAAATCCGCTATGTACTGCTGCACGTGCTAGAGACAGCGCTACGCTTTAGTCATCCAATCATGCCGTATCTGACTGAGCAAATCTGGCAGACGGTCGCACCGCTATTGGGTCGCAAAAACACTGACAGCATCGTAGTCGCTGACTATCCAAAAACGGATGATGCACAAATCAGTGAGCAAGTTGAGGCAGATATGGCGTGGCTACAGGAGCTAATCGCTAGTGTCCGTAATATCCGTGGTGAGATGAAACTGGGCAACGCGGTACGTCTGCCAGTACTACTACAAAATATCTCTGCTGATGAAGATGCGCGTCTATCACGCATCAAAAACCAGTTCAAAGCGCTTGCCAAAGTCGAGAGCTTAGAGATCGTCAAAGAAGGCGATGAAGTGCCGCTATCGTCATCAAGTATGGTCGGTCAGCTACGTGTACTCGTACCGATGAAAGGTCTGATTGATCCAACGGCTGAGCTGGCACGTTTGGGTAAGTCATATGATAAGTTGAAAGGTCAAGCGGAAGGCATCGCCCGTAAGCTAGGCAATGAAGGCTTTGTCAGTAAAGCACCTGCGGAAGTGGTCGATGCTGAGAAGGCGAAACTGGCTGAGCTAGAAGGACAGTTGACGGCAATGACGGCGCAGATGGAGCAGTTGAAAGCGTTGTAA
- a CDS encoding UPF0149 family protein — protein sequence MTNQLSFDELLDYLDNEESAFVLDSVATHGFLTATVIGRPLPNWLEALFEDNVSEIPANVIDGIQRWRDSIIAELKNETPIELPFGEDAGNEEVAVDFSDDSDIVAWSIGFVDAMYGDEASDWMENEETAEDVAVLTLPMIVLSGIDDEDPELAEMRKDQDKMVQMVNSIEGNLTELFLLFHTND from the coding sequence ATGACCAACCAACTTAGTTTCGATGAACTACTCGATTATTTAGACAACGAAGAAAGCGCATTTGTACTTGATAGTGTTGCTACTCATGGTTTTTTGACTGCGACGGTTATTGGGCGTCCACTGCCTAATTGGTTAGAAGCACTGTTCGAAGATAATGTGAGCGAGATTCCAGCAAACGTGATTGATGGTATTCAGCGCTGGCGCGACTCTATCATCGCTGAGCTAAAAAACGAGACTCCTATTGAGCTACCGTTTGGTGAAGATGCGGGCAATGAAGAAGTGGCGGTCGATTTTTCTGATGATTCAGATATCGTTGCTTGGTCGATTGGCTTTGTGGATGCAATGTATGGTGATGAAGCCAGTGATTGGATGGAAAACGAAGAGACTGCAGAAGATGTGGCTGTTTTGACCTTGCCGATGATTGTGCTGAGTGGTATCGATGATGAAGACCCTGAGCTTGCTGAGATGCGTAAAGACCAAGATAAAATGGTACAAATGGTAAACAGCATCGAAGGCAACTTAACTGAGCTGTTTTTGTTGTTCCATACTAACGACTAA
- a CDS encoding PA3496 family putative envelope integrity protein, which translates to MSDADIDDDFDDDFVDDDDAKMVEEAETSVRTRLSSLEKRRLIDNLLEEKRLAKELKDDLDDIDNFDEDGDDWDDDEL; encoded by the coding sequence ATGAGTGATGCTGATATTGATGACGATTTTGATGATGATTTCGTTGATGATGATGATGCAAAGATGGTTGAAGAAGCAGAGACGAGTGTACGTACACGCTTAAGTAGCCTTGAGAAGCGTCGTCTAATTGATAATCTACTAGAAGAAAAACGTTTGGCGAAAGAGCTAAAAGATGATCTAGACGATATCGATAATTTTGATGAAGATGGCGATGATTGGGATGATGACGAACTTTAA
- a CDS encoding DUF368 domain-containing protein: MTASQSPRPDAQSSSTQLDNQPAADESSPIYKNSPKELLGVYVRGLAMGAADIVPGVSGGTIALIAGIYERLINALSSVGPNLWQVFRQEGGIKGLIAVWRQVDATFLLFLLMGIATSLATLAGVIKHLLDNQPLMIWSFFFGLVIATVFLLLSEIKRWNIGRALLFLLGVASAVIISSLPLMNTTPSLPYLFVAGAIAICAMILPGISGSFILLLMGAYDTVLEAVHTLNFAIIFTLVAGMATGLLLFTRMLKWLLSRYYQATLALLIGFIAGSLVKVWPWKTDALGTLNSEAIHNVMPWHYPTGAEWLTTLSLMLLGAILVTALSLWGRRSPRP, from the coding sequence ATGACGGCATCACAATCACCACGGCCAGATGCCCAGTCATCTTCCACCCAGTTAGATAACCAACCTGCTGCTGACGAAAGCAGCCCGATTTATAAAAATAGCCCCAAGGAATTACTGGGTGTCTATGTGCGAGGGTTGGCAATGGGCGCGGCTGACATTGTACCGGGCGTCTCTGGTGGTACGATTGCACTGATTGCAGGTATTTATGAGCGCTTAATTAACGCTTTGAGCAGTGTGGGTCCCAATCTTTGGCAGGTCTTTCGCCAAGAGGGTGGTATCAAAGGTTTAATCGCAGTATGGCGACAAGTCGATGCCACTTTTTTATTGTTCCTGTTGATGGGTATTGCCACCAGCCTTGCAACGCTTGCCGGTGTTATTAAGCATTTATTAGACAATCAGCCTTTAATGATTTGGTCTTTCTTTTTTGGTTTGGTCATTGCAACTGTTTTTCTGTTATTAAGTGAGATTAAGCGCTGGAATATCGGACGGGCGCTCTTGTTCCTGCTTGGAGTAGCCAGCGCCGTTATCATTAGCAGCTTGCCTCTGATGAATACGACGCCAAGTTTGCCGTATTTGTTTGTTGCCGGTGCTATCGCTATTTGCGCGATGATATTACCAGGCATCTCAGGATCTTTTATTTTATTGTTGATGGGTGCTTATGACACGGTACTCGAAGCGGTTCATACTTTAAACTTTGCTATTATCTTTACATTGGTGGCTGGTATGGCAACGGGATTATTGCTCTTTACCCGTATGCTTAAATGGTTATTGTCCCGTTATTATCAAGCTACTTTAGCGCTACTTATCGGCTTTATCGCAGGCTCGTTAGTCAAAGTCTGGCCTTGGAAAACAGATGCCCTAGGGACATTAAATAGTGAAGCCATCCATAACGTCATGCCATGGCATTACCCTACCGGCGCAGAGTGGTTAACGACCTTGAGCTTGATGCTATTAGGTGCCATTCTAGTGACTGCCTTATCGCTTTGGGGTCGCCGTAGCCCTCGCCCTTAA
- the aciT gene encoding AciT family ciprofloxacin tolerance protein yields MLLTIFSTFGSEALSTSAILGYGLFLIAVVAIAVSSQRWLLWYLFGGMGYWLAVEMIHSLVTHWFLWSEWHNYVIAMGISWLPLGAWVLYRALRYEDVSRGMIQERELQAARYIEHTPVYDDDYQPRFH; encoded by the coding sequence ATGTTATTAACAATATTTTCTACATTTGGTAGCGAGGCGTTGAGTACAAGTGCCATATTGGGCTATGGTTTATTTTTAATCGCAGTTGTTGCTATTGCTGTGTCATCACAGCGCTGGTTGCTTTGGTATTTGTTTGGCGGCATGGGATACTGGTTAGCCGTAGAAATGATTCATAGTTTAGTGACACATTGGTTCTTATGGTCAGAATGGCACAATTATGTAATTGCTATGGGTATCAGTTGGCTGCCTTTAGGCGCATGGGTCTTATATCGAGCGTTACGTTATGAGGATGTCAGTCGCGGTATGATACAAGAGCGTGAGCTACAAGCAGCGCGTTATATTGAGCATACACCCGTCTATGACGACGACTATCAGCCACGCTTTCATTAA
- a CDS encoding bile acid:sodium symporter family protein, whose product MESLALVTLVNSVVIPICLFLIMMGMGLTLITNDFKRVLKYPKAVGIGLTNQLILLPIIGFALANIMPLRPEYAVGVMLLVLCPGGTTSNLFTYLAKGDVALSVTMTAIASVITVFTIPIVLSFSLIYFMGSGSEFELPVVKTVLTLVVLTIVPISIGMLIKRYAPKVADRSQVYVSRFGVIFLTFLVLFLCYVQRDIIVDAFIATGPVSVLLNLSTMALGYYSSKWFGLNLAQRTSVTLEVGLQNSTLSIFMALTLLSNYDMSMMPAIYTLVMFLTAGILVRIFSARHNKLRKSEIESSVLAARML is encoded by the coding sequence ATGGAAAGTCTGGCTCTAGTCACCTTAGTAAATAGCGTTGTTATTCCTATTTGCTTGTTTTTAATCATGATGGGTATGGGTTTGACCCTTATTACCAATGATTTTAAACGGGTATTAAAATACCCAAAAGCCGTTGGTATTGGCTTGACCAATCAGCTGATACTGTTGCCAATTATTGGCTTTGCCCTAGCTAATATCATGCCATTACGCCCAGAATACGCCGTCGGAGTTATGCTCCTCGTTCTGTGTCCGGGCGGCACTACCTCAAACTTATTTACCTATTTGGCTAAAGGCGATGTGGCGCTGTCGGTGACGATGACAGCGATTGCCAGCGTTATTACGGTATTTACCATTCCCATTGTACTGAGTTTTTCATTGATTTATTTTATGGGCAGCGGTAGTGAGTTTGAATTGCCGGTAGTAAAAACCGTGCTTACCTTAGTGGTACTGACGATTGTACCTATTAGCATTGGGATGCTGATTAAACGCTACGCACCAAAAGTCGCCGATCGCTCACAAGTCTATGTATCTCGATTTGGGGTGATATTTTTAACGTTTTTAGTGCTGTTTTTGTGTTATGTGCAACGCGATATCATTGTCGATGCCTTTATCGCTACTGGCCCTGTATCGGTATTGTTGAACCTCTCGACCATGGCGCTCGGTTATTATAGTAGCAAATGGTTCGGTCTTAACTTAGCGCAAAGAACTTCGGTGACGCTAGAAGTCGGTCTACAAAACAGTACCTTGTCGATATTTATGGCATTAACGCTATTATCTAACTACGATATGTCGATGATGCCAGCTATTTATACCTTGGTAATGTTCCTAACGGCAGGCATTTTGGTGCGTATATTTAGCGCTCGGCACAATAAGTTAAGAAAGTCTGAGATAGAAAGTAGTGTGTTGGCAGCGCGTATGCTGTAA
- the serB gene encoding phosphoserine phosphatase SerB — translation MPNNTSYSLPKDSKAWQQAVDSVASLLPEGTNLQDFDALQSLPIFALIVVLPTHVSSLDIHQYVQSWVDEQPNWHLVTVAEDADANFVDVEIADVDTAQPFAKRSFIDVQVFRYLLVPVTDTLMHPAKKTAAAHIIDDQLTTRLRRDLTEAYNNAQNAVASDHLDVVDCHILSVGHMLRTHKLACFDMDSTLIEQEVIVELAKTAGIGEQVEAITEAAMRGEMDFDESFAQRVALLQGIPTSVLDEICSRLTLSTGALATISALKALGYHTVLVSGGFTYFARYIAEQLGIDEVHANSLDIEEGEVTGHIQLPIVNGAKKAAIVAHTAERLGITMSQVVCVGDGANDLPMMALADLGVAFNAKPIVQARADAAVNVTGLEGVLYALGYPAFVRSSERSKV, via the coding sequence ATGCCAAACAATACCTCTTACTCGTTACCAAAAGACAGCAAAGCATGGCAACAGGCGGTTGATTCCGTGGCCTCGTTACTACCAGAGGGTACCAATTTACAGGATTTTGATGCACTACAATCCTTGCCTATTTTTGCTTTGATTGTGGTATTGCCGACGCATGTATCTTCACTTGATATCCACCAGTATGTACAATCATGGGTTGATGAGCAGCCAAATTGGCATCTGGTCACGGTTGCAGAAGATGCTGATGCCAATTTTGTAGATGTTGAAATTGCTGATGTAGACACGGCGCAACCTTTTGCCAAACGTTCATTTATCGATGTGCAAGTATTCCGTTATTTATTGGTGCCAGTGACTGATACCCTGATGCATCCTGCCAAAAAAACTGCCGCCGCACATATCATTGATGACCAATTGACCACGCGTTTGCGTCGCGACTTGACTGAAGCTTATAACAACGCTCAAAACGCCGTCGCAAGCGATCACTTAGATGTTGTAGATTGTCATATCTTATCGGTCGGTCATATGCTGCGCACTCATAAGCTTGCCTGCTTTGATATGGACTCTACGTTAATTGAACAGGAAGTCATCGTTGAGCTGGCAAAAACGGCAGGTATTGGCGAGCAAGTAGAAGCCATCACTGAAGCCGCCATGCGGGGCGAGATGGATTTTGATGAATCTTTTGCGCAGCGCGTGGCGTTATTGCAAGGTATTCCAACCAGCGTGCTTGATGAAATTTGCAGTCGCTTAACATTATCGACAGGTGCCTTGGCTACCATTAGCGCTCTAAAAGCTTTGGGCTATCATACGGTCCTTGTATCCGGTGGCTTTACGTACTTCGCTCGCTATATCGCCGAGCAATTGGGTATTGATGAAGTACACGCCAACTCATTGGATATCGAAGAAGGTGAAGTCACTGGTCATATACAGTTGCCTATCGTTAATGGTGCTAAAAAAGCGGCTATCGTCGCCCATACGGCTGAGCGCCTAGGTATTACGATGTCTCAAGTGGTTTGTGTCGGTGACGGCGCCAATGATTTACCGATGATGGCACTGGCCGATTTGGGCGTGGCTTTTAATGCCAAACCTATCGTACAAGCTCGCGCCGATGCCGCTGTGAATGTCACAGGGCTTGAAGGGGTGCTCTATGCGCTAGGCTATCCTGCATTTGTACGCAGCAGTGAACGCAGCAAAGTTTAG
- a CDS encoding YbjQ family protein: MNQSFSQMLMNYAPLLVLFIVGWFFGARHERQHLARLTIAEAELSHIIVSSERFYVSKLVSQSEGELVLGSVVIAQDYFKMVIAKVLSFFGKNLTTYETLLDRARREALVRMRTQAQAKGYNHIYGLRLEVSNINQLGSMVEAIAYGTAVLSTENSTKAPNNAFSNTPAKTSINISKK; encoded by the coding sequence ATGAATCAATCGTTCAGCCAAATGTTGATGAACTATGCGCCGCTGCTGGTCTTATTTATAGTTGGCTGGTTTTTTGGTGCGCGTCATGAGCGTCAGCATTTGGCAAGATTGACGATTGCCGAAGCTGAGTTGAGCCATATTATTGTCTCAAGTGAGCGTTTTTATGTATCAAAACTGGTCTCGCAGTCTGAGGGTGAGTTGGTGCTTGGTAGCGTCGTTATTGCGCAAGATTATTTTAAAATGGTAATTGCCAAAGTGCTGAGTTTCTTTGGTAAAAATCTCACCACCTATGAGACCTTGCTTGATCGTGCCCGCCGTGAAGCTCTAGTACGTATGCGCACCCAAGCACAGGCAAAAGGCTACAATCATATTTATGGTTTGCGTCTTGAAGTCAGTAATATCAATCAATTGGGTAGTATGGTCGAAGCGATCGCTTACGGTACGGCAGTGCTTAGTACTGAAAATTCTACTAAAGCGCCCAATAATGCTTTCAGCAATACTCCTGCCAAAACCTCAATCAATATTTCCAAAAAATAA